The window TATGCGAAAGCTCGTACAAAATACGTACTTTTTTATGAAATTCTTAAATCATTAGTGTTAACACATACTTTTTTGTTTGTTGGCTGTGGTACTGACGATCCAGATATACGTCTTTTGTTTGAAGATGTTCAGTTTGCTCATGGGCGCATGCCATTCCATTACATGACTTTACCGAGAGACGAAGTTCATCCCGCCGTGCTAGAAGTTGCGTCGGAATCTATGCGGTTAAAATTTATGGAATACTCCTCAGATAATGGTCATGAGGAATTAACAAATTCTCTCAAGGATTTAGTCAAATTGGTTGAAGACTTCAGAGGTCAAAAGGCAACTGACCTAAGGTGGTAGGTAAGCTGTTGATCACTCAATTTACTCTAAAAGTAAAATTTAGTGCGGACTGTGGAAATTGAATTGAATAGCACATTCAGTTTGAACGGCAAAAAATAAGGCTCTCACGAGGAGAGCCTTATTTTATCTATGCTGGCGGAGAAACGGGGATTCGAACCCCGGGTAGGCTATGAACCTACGCACGCTTTCCAGGCGTGTGACTTAAACCACTCATCCATCTCTCCGGATTTCGCATTGTTGCTCATTTGCGAAGCTCGCAATTATAGCAGATAAAGTTTTGGCAGCAAATGTTTTGTTCTGGCGCCCTCTGTCATAGGGAGGCAACTTTAGCTGGCGTGCTCCACGCTTGTTTTTTTATGATTATTGTCAGATTCCGATTGCTAAATTATTTCTATGCCAAGTAGATGCGCCTCTTGCTGAGGCTACCGTTATAATGCCGCTCCATGAACTTACTCAAAACGCTCGCCACTATTAGTGGCATAACCATGCTATCGCGGATCACTGGCTTGCTTCGTGAGGTACTGATTAATAGTGCTTTTGGTGCAGATGCTTTGACTGACGCTTACAACGCTGCGTTTCGTATTCCTAATTTTTTCAGGCGCTTATTTGCTGAGGGTGCGTTCTCGCAAGCCTTTGTGCCAATTCTGGCCGAATATAAGAATCAAAAAGGGGATGAGGCGACTAAAGAGTTGGTGGATGATGTCGCTACTGTCTTGACGTGGGCATTGCTTTTGACTTGCATCATTGGCGTGGTCGGAGCGCCAGTTTTAGTCTATTTGTTTGCCTCGGGATTTGCTGACAATCCTGTTAAATTTAATGTCACGGTGATGATGACGCGCATCATGTTCCCTTACATTGGGTTTATGTCCTTAGTGGCATTAGCGAGCGGGATTTTAAATACGTGGCGCGAATTTAAAATCCCAGCTTTTACTCCAGTGCTATTGAACG of the Undibacterium sp. 5I1 genome contains:
- a CDS encoding SIR2 family protein; its protein translation is MASPNFDNIYDTYASNTSKSTIIIKDHTSQDIANYLLGGDVRLLLKTHGSANTPQEIIFTRNDYAKARTKYVLFYEILKSLVLTHTFLFVGCGTDDPDIRLLFEDVQFAHGRMPFHYMTLPRDEVHPAVLEVASESMRLKFMEYSSDNGHEELTNSLKDLVKLVEDFRGQKATDLRW